In Reichenbachiella agarivorans, one genomic interval encodes:
- a CDS encoding helix-turn-helix domain-containing protein has protein sequence MDNIVVSWIGSKIKSIRNQKNLSLKELSNQSKISKGLLSKIENSRTIPSLPVFINILESLEVAPKDFFEDMYLKNGKNFTIVKKEDRKEIEKEDRQGFRYHSILNQSMLNLNVDIVHLTVEPHAKYEPTSTDGYEFKIVLSGKIEYIVGEDSTLLEEGDSIFFDARIPHYPKAGNEKVQLLVIYFLFP, from the coding sequence ATGGACAACATCGTAGTAAGCTGGATCGGTAGCAAAATCAAATCAATCCGAAACCAAAAAAACCTCTCACTCAAAGAGCTGAGTAATCAATCCAAAATAAGCAAAGGTCTCCTCTCAAAGATCGAAAACTCCAGAACTATTCCCTCATTACCTGTTTTCATCAACATACTAGAATCGCTAGAAGTAGCCCCCAAGGACTTCTTTGAAGACATGTACCTGAAGAATGGAAAGAATTTCACAATAGTAAAAAAAGAAGATAGAAAGGAAATAGAAAAAGAAGACAGACAAGGTTTCAGATACCATTCGATATTGAATCAAAGCATGCTCAATCTCAACGTGGACATAGTACACCTCACCGTCGAACCGCATGCAAAGTACGAGCCCACCAGTACGGATGGTTATGAATTCAAGATAGTCTTGTCTGGTAAAATTGAATACATCGTAGGTGAAGACAGCACACTATTAGAAGAAGGCGATTCCATCTTTTTTGATGCGAGGATACCACATTACCCTAAAGCTGGAAATGAAAAAGTACAACTATTGGTGATTTACTTTTTGTTTCCATAA
- a CDS encoding SusC/RagA family TonB-linked outer membrane protein gives MNSTLFNPEKIKLLLSSLMLVLVLCCTSNVMAQDRRIEGKVLDESGSSIIGATVIVKEIASVGSITDINGSYVLNLPTEAQTLIVTSIGYVTQEIAIGNKTVIDVTLSEDVKQLNEVVVTALGVERESKALGYSVQEVQGDDMTEARETNMVSGLSGKVAGLQVTNSGSTIGGSARVTIRGESSLNINANQPLFIVDGIPISNQVQGASGNNNLEVDYGNAAGEINPDDIASVSVLKGPAAAALYGSRAANGAILITTKSGKGKKGLGISINSNTTFENPLRLPDWQNTYGQGNNGQFEFVDGAGSGTADGVDESWGPKMDGQLIAQFDSPRNVDGYRGGDLNAPAGSTITPTPWSKNSDNIDEFFQTGVTLTNSIAITSANDFGNVRLSYTNLDQKGMVPNTDLKRNTLALNTGINITDKLKVNAAINYINTESGNRPAISYGTESLMYLWIWYGRQINTSNLREYWMPGMEGVQQFNYNYNYHDNPYFTTYENTNGQSKDRVLGNVSATYKFTDELSLMIRTGTDFYNELRDRKRAFSTQRFPVGMYREDKIFFNERNSDFLLTYNKTLNQNFAFTLSAGGNQMKQVNNYNKTVAPQLLIPGIYNFSNSAVNLQAEQTNSEKRINSFYGYGQFAYKNMLFLDITGRNDWSSTLPADNNSYFYPSATLSAVVSDMFQLPSVFSFMKVRAAFAQVGNDTNPYSLTNVFVPGTAWGSTQAKSESSTLANSELKPERTSSYEFGADFRFFKGRLGMDFTYYDNRTRDQIIPIAMDISTGYNSRIINAGEIQNNGIELMMTATPIKLNNGLNWDINVNFTRNRSKVIELADGLDAYTLTESNGAYIQAREGERMGNIYGVGFARVEDVNSPYYGQIIHSAEGTPLRGSDLQMQGNYNPDWMMGIQNTLSFKGLSLGFLFDIRQGGIVVSRTKTIGSTSGQLKETLNGRENGLVSYGVISTGENSYEPNDVVISARNFNNRYYERNNVEAAKYDASYVKLREVKLSYAMPQKWFTDLPVRSVKVSIVGRNLALWTENPHFDPDVMAMSGGTLQPGIENMAYPSARSYGFNININL, from the coding sequence ATGAATTCAACTTTATTTAATCCCGAAAAGATCAAGCTACTCCTAAGTAGTTTGATGCTTGTTTTAGTTTTGTGCTGTACATCCAACGTGATGGCACAGGATAGACGTATCGAGGGTAAGGTTCTCGATGAGTCAGGTAGCTCTATTATTGGTGCTACTGTGATCGTAAAAGAAATTGCATCAGTGGGTAGTATCACTGATATCAATGGCAGCTATGTGCTCAACCTACCGACCGAAGCACAGACCCTCATTGTAACTAGCATAGGTTATGTTACACAAGAGATCGCCATTGGAAACAAAACTGTGATTGATGTCACGTTATCAGAAGATGTAAAACAACTCAATGAAGTCGTCGTGACTGCCTTGGGTGTGGAGAGAGAATCCAAAGCTCTTGGCTACTCTGTACAAGAAGTGCAAGGTGACGACATGACCGAAGCACGAGAAACCAACATGGTCAGTGGCTTGAGTGGCAAAGTAGCTGGTCTGCAAGTGACCAACTCAGGGTCTACGATAGGTGGGTCAGCAAGGGTGACAATCAGAGGAGAGTCCTCATTGAATATCAATGCCAACCAACCATTATTCATCGTAGACGGTATCCCGATTAGTAACCAGGTACAAGGTGCATCTGGTAACAACAACCTTGAAGTCGATTATGGAAATGCTGCAGGGGAGATCAATCCAGACGATATCGCATCCGTGAGTGTACTGAAAGGGCCTGCTGCTGCAGCATTGTACGGTTCTAGAGCTGCCAATGGTGCAATTTTGATCACGACAAAGTCTGGAAAGGGAAAGAAAGGATTGGGTATATCTATCAACTCTAATACGACATTTGAGAACCCTCTCAGATTGCCAGATTGGCAAAATACTTACGGGCAAGGTAATAATGGCCAGTTTGAATTTGTGGATGGTGCTGGATCTGGTACTGCCGATGGTGTGGATGAAAGCTGGGGACCTAAAATGGATGGTCAGTTGATCGCACAATTTGATTCACCAAGAAATGTGGATGGATACAGAGGTGGGGATCTCAATGCACCTGCTGGTAGTACAATTACGCCGACTCCATGGAGCAAAAACTCTGACAACATCGATGAATTCTTTCAAACAGGAGTGACTTTGACCAATAGCATAGCTATAACGTCTGCCAATGATTTTGGAAATGTGAGACTGTCATACACCAATTTGGATCAAAAAGGAATGGTGCCTAACACCGATCTTAAAAGAAATACGCTGGCATTGAATACTGGTATCAACATCACTGATAAGCTGAAAGTGAATGCTGCGATCAACTACATCAATACTGAAAGTGGCAACCGTCCTGCGATTAGCTATGGTACAGAGAGTTTGATGTACCTATGGATCTGGTATGGTCGTCAGATCAATACGAGCAATTTGAGAGAATATTGGATGCCAGGTATGGAGGGAGTGCAGCAGTTCAACTACAACTACAACTACCACGACAATCCTTATTTCACAACATACGAAAACACCAATGGTCAGTCCAAAGACCGAGTATTGGGCAACGTGTCTGCTACCTACAAATTCACGGATGAGTTGAGCTTAATGATCAGAACAGGGACAGATTTTTACAATGAGTTGAGAGACAGAAAGAGAGCATTCAGTACACAGAGATTCCCAGTGGGTATGTACAGAGAGGATAAAATATTCTTCAATGAGCGCAACTCTGATTTCTTGTTGACTTACAACAAAACGTTGAATCAAAACTTTGCTTTTACGCTGTCTGCTGGAGGAAACCAAATGAAGCAGGTCAACAATTACAACAAAACAGTTGCTCCACAGCTATTGATCCCAGGTATCTATAACTTCTCCAACTCAGCGGTGAATCTACAGGCCGAGCAAACTAATTCAGAGAAGAGGATTAACTCTTTTTATGGTTATGGACAGTTTGCCTACAAGAATATGTTGTTCTTGGACATCACAGGACGAAATGACTGGTCTTCTACTTTGCCAGCAGACAACAATAGTTACTTCTACCCATCTGCTACATTGAGTGCAGTGGTAAGCGATATGTTCCAGTTGCCATCTGTGTTTTCATTCATGAAAGTGAGGGCTGCATTTGCTCAGGTAGGAAACGATACCAATCCATATAGCTTGACAAATGTTTTTGTGCCAGGCACAGCATGGGGTTCTACACAAGCCAAAAGTGAGTCTTCTACATTGGCCAACTCTGAGTTGAAACCAGAGCGAACTTCATCATACGAATTTGGAGCAGACTTTAGGTTTTTCAAAGGAAGATTGGGCATGGATTTTACCTACTATGACAACAGAACCAGGGATCAGATCATACCGATTGCGATGGATATCTCTACTGGGTATAATAGCCGCATCATCAATGCAGGAGAGATCCAAAACAATGGTATAGAGCTGATGATGACAGCTACTCCTATTAAATTGAACAATGGCTTGAATTGGGATATCAATGTCAACTTCACCAGAAATAGATCAAAAGTAATCGAATTGGCAGATGGTCTTGATGCCTATACTTTGACAGAAAGTAATGGTGCTTACATCCAAGCTCGTGAGGGTGAAAGAATGGGGAATATCTACGGTGTTGGCTTTGCCAGAGTGGAGGATGTGAACAGTCCATACTATGGTCAGATCATTCATTCTGCCGAAGGAACCCCACTCAGAGGATCGGATTTGCAAATGCAAGGCAACTACAATCCTGACTGGATGATGGGGATCCAAAATACACTTTCTTTCAAAGGGCTTTCATTAGGATTCCTATTTGATATCAGACAAGGTGGTATCGTAGTGTCTCGTACCAAGACGATTGGAAGTACCTCTGGTCAGTTGAAAGAGACGCTCAACGGTCGTGAAAATGGACTTGTTAGCTATGGCGTGATTAGTACAGGTGAAAATTCTTATGAGCCCAATGATGTGGTAATTTCTGCAAGGAATTTTAACAACAGATACTATGAGCGTAACAACGTGGAGGCAGCCAAATATGATGCTTCTTATGTGAAGTTGAGAGAGGTCAAATTGAGCTACGCTATGCCGCAGAAATGGTTTACCGATCTGCCTGTAAGATCTGTGAAGGTATCCATAGTAGGTAGAAACCTAGCACTATGGACAGAAAACCCACATTTCGATCCTGATGTCATGGCGATGAGTGGAGGAACCCTCCAGCCAGGTATCGAAAACATGGCTTACCCATCAGCAAGAAGCTATGGATTCAACATC